In the genome of Vicia villosa cultivar HV-30 ecotype Madison, WI linkage group LG7, Vvil1.0, whole genome shotgun sequence, one region contains:
- the LOC131617293 gene encoding F-box protein FBW2-like — protein sequence MEVATADFRRWDELIPDTLGVIFTKLPLRERLTVIPRVCKSWASAVNGPYCWQEIDIYDWCTRSEPRHIERMVEMLVTRSSGSIRKLCASGLQTERIFTFIAENAGSLRNLRLPRCDVNDFAVEQMTRKLSMISILDLSYCIRIGSNAIETIGKNCKRLEVFCRNMHPLDTSGKPLEDAEAFAVASTMPKLKSLEMTYNLITNEGVYQIFSLCPNLEHLDLRGCWGVKLDNMYVKQSFPKLNVLGPQVSGYYEREECSDISDSSDSEYDDSDMDEYDFYDDESDDGMWYHDGRIEELEFRVYEGGIEDAAMYWPPSP from the exons ATGGAAGTAGCTACTGCTGATTTTCGTCGTTGGGACGAGTTGATTCCGGATACTTTAGGGGTGATATTCACCAAGCTTCCGCTGCGGGAACGATTGACTGTGATTCCGAGGGTCTGTAAGTCGTGGGCTAGTGCTGTTAATGGACCTTACTGCTGGCAAGAGATAGACATTTATGACTGGTGTACTCGCAGCGAGCCTCGCCACATTGAGAGGATGGTTGAGATGCTTGTCACTAGAAGCTCTGGATCGATCCGGAAACTTTGCGCTTCTGGTCTCCAGACTGAGAGGATTTTCACTTTCATTGCTGAAAA TGCTGGATCTCTGAGAAATTTGCGCCTGCCGAGATGCGATGTGAATGATTTTGCAGTGGAACAGATGACCAGAAAGCTTTCAATGATTTCCATCTTAGATTTGAGCTACTGCATCAGAATCGGCAGCAACGCTATAGAGACAATCGGCAAGAACTGCAAACGCTTAGAAGTTTTCTGTCGGAATATGCATCCCTTAGACACTTCAGGAAAGCCCTTAGAAGACGCCGAAGCATTCGCAGTTGCCTCGACTATGCCAAAGCTGAAAAGTCTCGAAATGACTTACAATCTGATCACCAATGAAGGTGTTTACCAAATCTTCTCACTCTGTCCTAACCTCGAGCATTTGGATTTGCGGGGCTGTTGGGGTGTCAAACTCGATAACATGTACGTGAAGCAGAGTTTTCCGAAGCTCAACGTTTTAGGGCCTCAAGTTTCAGGCTATTACGAGAGGGAGGAATGCTCGGATATCTCTGATTCTTCTGACTCGGAATATGATGATAGTGATATGGACGAGTATGATTTCTATGACGATGAGAGCGATGACGGAATGTGGTATCATGATGGAAGGATCGAGGAGCTCGAGTTTAGGGTTTATGAAGGAGGGATTGAAGATGCTGCAATGTATTGGCCTCCATCCCCATGA